A region of the Exiguobacterium aurantiacum DSM 6208 genome:
CTTTCACCGACTCAAACTCGCCGATCGTCTCTTCATACTCGTTGACGAGGTCGGGCGGAAAGCCGTCTGACAATTGGTGCGTCGCATCGAGGAAGATTTGTATCGCCGTGCGAATGATCATCCCTGCGATGAGCACTGCAAGCACTGTGTCCATCCAAGGTAGTTTAAAGTAGGCGAACAATACCCCGAGTGTTGCCCCGATCGAGATCATCGCGTCGGCCAAATTGTCTTTCGCCGCTGCTTTCAAAGCCAACGATCGTGTCTTTTTCGCCAAATTCGAATTATAGGCGTACACGCCGAACATGACGAGTGCGCTTAAAAAGGCGACGAGCGCTGCGAGCGGGTTCGGTTCCACGTACTCGCCGCCGATCAAGTTGGCCAGGCTGTTCAACAAGACGAACACCCCGACGGCGACCATGATCAGTGACGCGACAAGTGCGGCAAGCGTCTCCATCTTCGCATGACCGTACTTGTGCTCGGCGTCCCTTGGCAATGCGGCGATCCGGATGCCGATATAGACCGCGATCGAGGCGATGATGTCGGTCGTATTGTTGAAACCGTCGGCGAGGACGGCCTCTGAATTATAAATATATCCGAAAACGACTTTTAATACAGATAAGACCATATACGTCGTAATCGATAATATCGCGCCTTTGAGCGCTTTTGGTGGATGATTCGCCGAATCCATCCGACCACCTCCCTTTTTAGCCTCGTTAGTATACCAGGTCGACTTTGAGTGGGTATAGAGAAACAGTGTTTGCCACACCCAATATAAATGGAATATATTCCCGGTAGTTTCGTCTTACGAAAAATATGGTAAAGTAATCATGAAGAGACCCTTGTGGTTAACCCGTAAAAAGAGGTGAAACGTATGTTCACAGAACGAGATGGTATTAAATTACGTTTGGAACAAATTGACAGATTGTTATCGGATTTAAATCGTGAGGCCAAACAGTTGATGGCTCGGTTACGAGAGCTCGACGCAAGCGGTGAAAACCCGCAAGAAGTCACGCTCAAGCCTGAAGACCGCGACACGTTGAAATCGTCGATCGACGAGACGCTCGAGGCGCTCCAAAGCCGCTCGAAACGCCCGATCAACCCGAACGATGAAAAGAAGAAAGAACTCGCCACGCACAAGGCGCTCATCGACGAGTTGTCGGATTTACTCAGTAAGAAGAAGTGAGGCGCCTGTCGCGTCTCGCTTTTTAAGTGAGGAGAAACACTTATGTATATTGTCACGACTTGTCTGCGCCCGACCGAGACCGTCTTGGAACGGGCAAAAGCCCACGCGTCCGATTACGACGTCCGGTTTGTGGAGAGACGCAAGCATTCGATCGAAACTTTGATGGAGCGTCACCAAGTCGGTGTCCTCGTCTTCGATAAACGCCGCGTCGAGTATACGCCGTTCGGCACGACCGAACCGTTTTTCTTTCACCCGTCGAGCTCAGTTTTCCGCGTCAAGCAGTTGCTGCGGGGCGGAAACGACCCGCTCGTCGATATCGCAGGCCTTCAACAAGGCGACCGTGTACTCGACTGTACACTCGGTCTCGGCTCGGACTCGATCGTCATGAGCCACGCGGTCGGTGAAAGCGGTCATGTCACCGGGATCGAGAGCGAGTTTGTGACGGCGATGCTCGTCCGTGAAGGGATGGCTGTCTGGATAGAGAAAGAAGAGGCGCTCAATGAAGCGATGCGCCGCATCGAAGTCGTCCATCAAGATGCGCTCCTTTATTTGAAGACATGTGCATCCAATTCGTTTGACGTCGTCTACTTCGATCCGATGTTCGAAAAAACGATTTCAGAATCGGTTCACTTGAACCCGTTACGGTCGCTCGCCAACGATGCCCCCCTCTCCATACAACTGATGCAAGAGGCGGTTCGTGTCGCCAAACGACGTATTGTCCTGAAGGCCCATTTTGAGAGCGAGGCGTTTGAACAGTTCGGTTTCACACGGGTTGTGAGGAAAACATCTAAACTGCATTACGGATTTATCGACAAAGAGACCGGTTCCTTTTAGTGCTTTATGCCTAAGAGGGGCTAAAGTCTCTTTTTTACACTTCCTTTTTTCTGAATATTGACATTAATCTGACACAAGTCTAACGTTTACCCTAAGCTCACACATTTTCCCATTATTTTCACAGGAGGTAAGTACAGATGAAAAATCGTTCCATTCGGCGTACAACACTCGCAGCCGTCTTGACGTCAGCAATGACAATCAGCGCCATCCCGGTAGCTGCCGGGCCGACCAATGTCGCTCCGGCGTTGCCGACGGCCAGCGAACACGCCCCGTTCGACCATCACATCATCGATGAGGACCGTCTCGCGAAAGCGCTCGAGAACCGCGGCGTCATCAAAAAGGGCTTATCCGCGTCCGAGCGTACGAAAGCGGTCGAGGCGTACATCTCCAAGAAACAAGGTGCAGCGCAAGACCCGCATAAACATGATTTGCATGACAAGGCAGCCGCTGCCAAAGAGAAGATACATAACCAGTTCGAAAAAGAATCGAACCGTCTCCTCGACAAAGCGAAAAAAGGCCAAGCGAACTATCGCAAAGGGAAACCGAACGGCCAAGTAAAAGTCGATCCCGCGAAACAGGCCGGCTATAACGGCGCCGTCCGCGAAGACAAAGTACTCGTCCTTCTCGTCGAGTATAGCGACTTCAAACATAACAACGTCGTCCAAGAAGAAGGCTATCTGTATAGCGACAACTTCAGTAAAGAGCACTACGAACAGTATATGTTCGGTGACGATTCGTTCGAACTGTTCAACGGGGACAAAGTCCAGACGTTCAAACAGTATTATGAGGAGCAGTCTGGCGGCAGCTACACCGTCGATGGAACGGTTTCCGAATGGTTGACTGTACCGGGCACAGCGAAAGACTACGGTGCCGATCGTCCGACGGGTGGTCATGACAACGCCGGACCAGGACCGCGTCAACTCGTCAAAGACGCTTTGAACGCGGCCGTCGCGAACGGTATGAACCTTGCCGAATTCGACGAGTATGACTTGTATGACCTTGATGGTGACGGAAACTTCAACGAACCGGACGGCTTGGTCGACCACTTGATGATCATTCATGCGGGTACCGGCCAAGAAGCAGGTGGCGGCATCCTCGGTGACGACGCGGTCTGGTCACACCGTTGGGTCGTCGACAACAGCCCATATCGCATCGCCGGCACAGAAGCAGCTGTCCCGTATTGGGGCGGTCAAGTGGCAGCGTTCGATTACACGATTCAACCAGAAGACGGGGCCGTCGGCGTCTTCGCCCACGAATACGGTCACGACCTCGGTCTTCCGGATGAGTACGACACGCAATATACAGGTCAAGGCGAGCCGGTCCAATCATGGTCGATCATGAGCGGCGGTAGCTGGGCTGGTAAAGTTGCCGGTACAGAACCGACGAGCTTCTCACCACAGAACAAAGAGTACTTCCAGAAGTTGATGGGCGGTAACTGGGCCAACATCACGGAAGTCGACCTTGAAGATATCAACGCCCAAGGTTTCGTCTCGCAACTCGACCAATCGGTGACGAAATCGAACAATCCTGGCATCGTGAAAATCAACTTGCCAGATAAAAAAGTAAAAGGTATCGAGCCGAAATTCGGGAAGTATTACTACTACTCGACAAAAGGCGATAACTTGCATACTGAATTGGCCATCCCGAGCGTGAAACTCGGTGCTGACGGTCAGCTCGCGTTCGATACACGGTTTGAGATCGAGTATGATTACGACTATCTCTACGTCAAAGCGCTCAGCGGCGGCAAAGAAGTCGTCCTCGACGTCTATGGTGACGACGACACTGGCAACGACGCTGAATCGACGAATGGTGAATGGGTCCGTAAGTCGTATGACTTGTCTCAATTTGCCGGTCAAGACGTCTCGATCGTCTTCGAGTACGTGACAGACGGCGGTCTTGCGCTTGAAGGGTTCGCCCTCGATAACGTCTCGATCACGTCAGGTGGCGCGACGTTGTTCGCTGACGACGCGGAAGGTGCGGAAGCGGTCAAATTGAACGGATTCGTCAAATCGGACGGGTGGGATGAGAAGCCGCACTACTACTATTTAGAGTGGCGTAACCATGCCGGCGCTGACACAGGCCTCTTGAATGGCCGCGGCGTCAAGTACAACACAGGTCTCGTCGTCTGGTACGGGGACGATTCGTTCTCAGACAACTGGGTCGGCGTCCACCCTGGTGAAGGTTTCATCGGTGTCGTCGATTCTCACCCGGAGGCATTGATCGGAAAGTTGAACGGCAAAGACACGGTCGCAGGTAGCACGCGTTACCAAATCGCGGACGCGGCGTTCAGCTTAGATAAGACGATTCCATGGTACATCAATTCAACGAGTCGCGGCATCTACGACTACAAAGCACAACCAGGCGTGAAGCAATTCAATGACGCCAACACGTACATCAATTCGCTCATCCCGGACGCAGGTAAGAAATTACCGAAATACGGTCTCGTCGTCGACGTCGTCGGCGAAGCGAAAGACAACTCGGCCGGTGCCGTTTGGATTCGCAAACAATAACTATCCTCCCCCGCATCCGAAATGGATGCGGGGTCTTATTATTCTAAAAAAGCTTGAAATTGGCGAACGAACTGTGTAACATAATATGTGTAACGCCTCTGTAGGTTAGTGGCAGACCTCAGCAATGGTAATGCTGCAGCACGAGTTCGATTCTCGTCGGAGGCATCAAATATACCGCTTAACGAAGCGGTTCACGGCACTTCCTGTATCTTGCAGGAAGTGCTTTTTGTTTACCTTTGCACAGGTTGTTCACAGAAGCAGTTTGTCGAATGAATGAGATAACCCTTTCAAAATGTACCTCCTGAACGTCCCAAATGTATTTACCGTCTATTTCTGGAGCGACGTCGTTAGTTGCATATACGTGACCTCTTTGTGATGCGAGGTCACGTATTGAATTGTAGCTATGAGTGTAACTTTAACAGACGACAAAAAACGCCCTGGAGGACGCTTATTTGTTCATATAATAGATTTCAAATCTTTTCTAAATGCCTATCTAGTCATTCAATTTGATTTCTTTAGCTGGATAGCTTTCCTTGGGATATAAAAAGAATACGATAGACAAAATAAAAAGCGCTACTGGAAATGTCACTAAAGAAATATCAAATTTTACAGAATGAATCGCATATTCTCCATACAAATAAATTGTCATCCATAAAGAGTTACATAATAATATCACTGCCGATAAAACTTTCATAATTTCCCCCACCTTTCATTTAATATTATAACTCATTTCTCGAGACACCTTTATCAAATTCCTAAATTTTACAAAAGTGTCGTTATGATTTTTCCGTTAAATTTACATATAAGGGTATATCACTTGGCGCTCGACCACCTTATCGCATCCGATGCGTCAGAAATCGACCGTAAAGAGCTGACCAGCGTATTAAATGAACTCACAACCGTCAGTGAGGGGTTGACGCAGTTTTTAGAGGCTGACGATTGAACATATTGGGAAGATGCCCGTAACCGACTGAATTAGCTGTCATCGATTATGAAGGGCATCGCTATCAATCTGAGTAGAGTATGACCACATCCCAATTAGCTAAATCGCTCTCATCCAAAACTCGAGTGAGAGCTTTTCCATTCAGTCATGGAAACTGTCTTGACACAGTTTCGGTATCTCTATAAACTTGAAAAGTTAAAAGTACTTATTGATTCGGAAGGAGCAACATCCCAATGCTTAATGAATGGTTATGGATTCCTTCTGCCTTGCTCACGCTCGGCCTGCTCGTCCTCAGCTACAAGCTATTCGGACGCGTCGGGCTGTTCGCCTGGATCGCGATGGCCTCGGTCGTCGCCAACATCCAAGTGACGCAGCAGATTGTAATCGGTGGTTTCATCTTCACACTCGGGAACATCGTCTACGGTTCCCTTTATTTAGCGACAGACATCTTGAACGAGAAATACGGTCGTCATACGGCGCGTAAAGGCGTCTGGCTCGGTTTCTTCATCTTGATTGTCTCGACGGTGCTCATGCAGTTCGCCTTGCTGTACGAGCCGTTTGAAGAAGCGCTGTTCATGCATGAAAGTTTCGAGGCGTTGTTCTCGATGCTACCGCTCATCACGCTCGGTAGTCTCGCGGCGTACCTCGTCTCGCAACTGTTCGACGTCTTCATCTACTCGAAGATTCGTGCGAAGACTGGTGAGAAGAAGCTGTGGCTTCGTACGACCGGCTCGACCGTCGTCTCCCAGTTCATCGACACGCTCACGTTCTGTACAATCGCCTTCTGGGGCATGGAATGGGGCATCTGGTGGAACATCTTCGTCACGACGTACGTCGCGAAGTTCGTCATCGCTTGGATGGCGACACCGTTCAT
Encoded here:
- a CDS encoding queuosine precursor transporter, with translation MLNEWLWIPSALLTLGLLVLSYKLFGRVGLFAWIAMASVVANIQVTQQIVIGGFIFTLGNIVYGSLYLATDILNEKYGRHTARKGVWLGFFILIVSTVLMQFALLYEPFEEALFMHESFEALFSMLPLITLGSLAAYLVSQLFDVFIYSKIRAKTGEKKLWLRTTGSTVVSQFIDTLTFCTIAFWGMEWGIWWNIFVTTYVAKFVIAWMATPFMYYAKRTAPQDDETEKAA
- a CDS encoding immune inhibitor A domain-containing protein is translated as MKNRSIRRTTLAAVLTSAMTISAIPVAAGPTNVAPALPTASEHAPFDHHIIDEDRLAKALENRGVIKKGLSASERTKAVEAYISKKQGAAQDPHKHDLHDKAAAAKEKIHNQFEKESNRLLDKAKKGQANYRKGKPNGQVKVDPAKQAGYNGAVREDKVLVLLVEYSDFKHNNVVQEEGYLYSDNFSKEHYEQYMFGDDSFELFNGDKVQTFKQYYEEQSGGSYTVDGTVSEWLTVPGTAKDYGADRPTGGHDNAGPGPRQLVKDALNAAVANGMNLAEFDEYDLYDLDGDGNFNEPDGLVDHLMIIHAGTGQEAGGGILGDDAVWSHRWVVDNSPYRIAGTEAAVPYWGGQVAAFDYTIQPEDGAVGVFAHEYGHDLGLPDEYDTQYTGQGEPVQSWSIMSGGSWAGKVAGTEPTSFSPQNKEYFQKLMGGNWANITEVDLEDINAQGFVSQLDQSVTKSNNPGIVKINLPDKKVKGIEPKFGKYYYYSTKGDNLHTELAIPSVKLGADGQLAFDTRFEIEYDYDYLYVKALSGGKEVVLDVYGDDDTGNDAESTNGEWVRKSYDLSQFAGQDVSIVFEYVTDGGLALEGFALDNVSITSGGATLFADDAEGAEAVKLNGFVKSDGWDEKPHYYYLEWRNHAGADTGLLNGRGVKYNTGLVVWYGDDSFSDNWVGVHPGEGFIGVVDSHPEALIGKLNGKDTVAGSTRYQIADAAFSLDKTIPWYINSTSRGIYDYKAQPGVKQFNDANTYINSLIPDAGKKLPKYGLVVDVVGEAKDNSAGAVWIRKQ
- a CDS encoding cation diffusion facilitator family transporter translates to MDSANHPPKALKGAILSITTYMVLSVLKVVFGYIYNSEAVLADGFNNTTDIIASIAVYIGIRIAALPRDAEHKYGHAKMETLAALVASLIMVAVGVFVLLNSLANLIGGEYVEPNPLAALVAFLSALVMFGVYAYNSNLAKKTRSLALKAAAKDNLADAMISIGATLGVLFAYFKLPWMDTVLAVLIAGMIIRTAIQIFLDATHQLSDGFPPDLVNEYEETIGEFESVKEVREIKGRHLGNHVMLDVTIAVDGELTVDEAHGLCDEIERKLDERHAVDSVHIHIEPV
- a CDS encoding class I SAM-dependent methyltransferase, with the protein product MYIVTTCLRPTETVLERAKAHASDYDVRFVERRKHSIETLMERHQVGVLVFDKRRVEYTPFGTTEPFFFHPSSSVFRVKQLLRGGNDPLVDIAGLQQGDRVLDCTLGLGSDSIVMSHAVGESGHVTGIESEFVTAMLVREGMAVWIEKEEALNEAMRRIEVVHQDALLYLKTCASNSFDVVYFDPMFEKTISESVHLNPLRSLANDAPLSIQLMQEAVRVAKRRIVLKAHFESEAFEQFGFTRVVRKTSKLHYGFIDKETGSF